The following are from one region of the bacterium genome:
- the thrC gene encoding threonine synthase, with translation MKKSYLVCTSCKSTYSITRAAPRCDVCAEPLEVRIQYFKSYQPRIKHGNPLTQTILDRYADFFPFTKKIHHTLSLHEGYTPLIEHSELASELRIRRILFKNETQNPTWSFKDRGTVTGLAHAISLGYKRIGTVSTGNMAVSVAAYGAKVGLETIILVSASLPLEKLYPIAIYNPTLIKVKGDYSQLYFASLELGKKKRIYFINSDVPFRVEGSKTIAFELCEQLEFKVPDYVVVPTSSGGNFRGILKGFEEFKQAGFIDTIPIMVCAQAAGCSPIYNAFSAGKETISRIKNPDTLCHAIDNPYPPSGNAVLRKLKEHNGIAVAVSDEEILNAQRTMAQCGIFGQPDSAVPLAAIEKMHREKKLKPSDTIVAIVTGSGLKYSAVLTHHTMNIQSCKLDNLDQFFSRCRYPQMA, from the coding sequence CTTATCAACCCAGAATCAAGCACGGCAATCCCCTTACCCAGACCATCCTCGACCGCTATGCAGATTTTTTTCCTTTTACAAAAAAAATACACCATACTCTTTCTTTGCATGAAGGATACACGCCGTTGATTGAGCATAGTGAACTTGCAAGCGAACTTCGGATTCGCCGTATCTTATTCAAGAACGAAACACAAAATCCGACTTGGTCGTTTAAAGATCGTGGAACGGTTACGGGACTGGCACATGCAATCAGTTTAGGATATAAACGAATTGGAACGGTATCAACCGGAAACATGGCCGTATCAGTTGCAGCGTATGGTGCAAAAGTTGGACTCGAAACCATTATTTTAGTTAGTGCCTCGCTCCCGCTAGAAAAATTGTATCCGATTGCGATATATAATCCGACGCTTATTAAAGTTAAGGGAGACTATAGTCAGCTGTATTTCGCAAGTTTAGAACTCGGGAAAAAGAAAAGAATCTATTTCATCAATTCCGATGTTCCCTTTCGGGTTGAAGGGTCGAAAACAATTGCGTTCGAACTCTGCGAACAGCTGGAGTTTAAGGTTCCAGATTATGTCGTCGTTCCAACCAGTTCTGGCGGGAATTTCCGCGGGATTCTTAAAGGATTCGAAGAATTCAAACAAGCGGGATTCATTGATACAATTCCGATAATGGTCTGTGCGCAAGCTGCGGGTTGTTCTCCAATCTATAACGCTTTCAGTGCTGGGAAAGAAACCATATCTCGAATTAAAAACCCCGATACCCTATGCCATGCGATAGATAATCCATATCCACCCAGCGGCAATGCTGTACTCCGAAAATTGAAAGAGCATAACGGAATTGCGGTTGCGGTTTCGGATGAAGAAATTCTAAACGCGCAGAGAACAATGGCTCAATGTGGGATATTCGGTCAGCCGGATTCTGCAGTTCCATTGGCTGCAATCGAAAAAATGCACCGCGAGAAGAAACTGAAACCGTCGGATACGATTGTTGCTATTGTTACCGGTAGCGGGCTAAAATATTCCGCAGTATTGACTCACCATACGATGAATATTCAGTCCTGTAAACTCGATAACCTTGACCAATTTTTTTCTCGCTGCAGATACCCGCAGATGGCATAG